From Mesorhizobium sp. Pch-S:
GCATCGACGAGACCGGGCTTTTCGGCGCCGGCGGCGCCATAGCGAACAAGTTTCATATGTGGTTTCCTTGGCTGTTCAGTAGGTGGCCCGGCCGCCCGACAGGTCGAAGACGGAGGCGGTGGTAAAGCTGTTTTCTTTCGAGACGAGCCAGGCAACCATGTTCGCGGCCTCGTCGACTTCGAGGAAGCGCGCACGAGGGATTTTCGAAAGCATGTAGTCGATGTGCTCCTGCTTCATCTGATCGAAAATGCGGGTGCGTGCAGCTGCCGGAGTGATCGCGTTGACGGCGATGTCGTATCCGGCCAGTTCCTTGCCCAATGATTTCGTCATGCCGATCACCGCTGCCTTGGATGCCGAATAGGCCGATGCATTCGGGTTGCCCTCCTTGCCGGCGACGGAGGCGATGTTGACGATGCGGCCGTAGCCACGCGCCTTCATGCCTGGGACGATGGCGCGATTGACGTAAAAGGCACCATTCAGGTTGATGTCGATCACACGCTTCCAGTCATCGAGCGGATAGGCGTCGAGGGAATGATTGGGACCGGCGATGCCGGCCGAATTCACCAGGATGGCGATCGGCCCGCTCCCGGATTCCGCCTGGGCCGCCGCCGCGACGACGGCACCGGCATCGGTGATGTCGACCACGACGGCTTTGGCTGCATCGCCCAGTTCGGCGGTTGCCCTCGCCAGTTCCCCGGCATCCATGTCCCACAGGGAAACTTTGGCGCCGGAGGCGATGAAACGCCTGGCGATGGCAAAGCCGAGGCCTTGCGCGCCACCGGTGACAACGGCCGTCTGCCCGGCCAGATCGATCTGATTCATGGAGTGGTCCTTCTCATTCAAAAGGCGTCAGCATGGCGCGATCGGCGATCTCCATGCCGAAACCCGGAGCGTCACCAACGACCAGCTTGCCGCCCGTTGGCATCGGCTCGTTCTTGAACAGGCTGCCGAACACCGGCAGCACCGTGCGGCCGTCGGAACTTGCAGCGACATATTCGCAGTAAGGCGAGTTCGGCTGCGAAGCGATGAAATGGTAGGAGTAGGGGCCGCTGCCATGCGGGATGACAGGAATGTCATAGGCGGAGGCATGGGCGGAAATGCGCAGCAGTTCGGTGAGTCCGCCGACCCAAATGACATCGGGTTGCAGGATGTCGACCGCCCGTTCCTCGATCAGGCGGCGGAAGCCGTAACGCGAATACTCGTGCTCGCCCGTCGTCCAGCGGATGGTCGGATGCGCCTGCTTGATAAGCCGCAGGCCCTCGACATCGTCGGGATGCAGCACTTCTTCCCACCAATAGATGTCGAGCGGCTTGCACGCCTCGGCCAGACGAATGGCGTAAGGAACGTCCAGCGACATGTAGCAGTCGACCATCAGCGGATAGCCGGCTCCGACCTTTTCGCGATGCGCAGCGAGGAATTCGACATTGGCGCGCAAGCCGCCTTCGCCGTCGGATGGACCGTGGGGAAGCGGCACCTTGCCGCCCCAGAATCCCATCGCCTTGACGGCATCCGGTGCCGGGCCGGTGCAGTAGAAGCTGATCTCGCTGCGGCTCAGGCCTCCGATCAGATTGTAGACCGGTTCCCCGCGCAGCTTGCCGACCAGATCCCAAAGGGCGAGGTCGACGACGCTGATTGCCGCGACAGTCAGGCCCTTTCGACCATAGAACATCGAGGCTCTGAAGAGCTGATCCCAGATGCGGTTGATGTTGCGGGCGTCCTGGCCGATGAGGAAGCGGGAGAAATGATTGCGGATCAGCCAGAGCGCGGGAGGGCCACCGAAGCCGGTGGCAACGCCGACAGCGCCGGAATCCGTTTCGATCTCGATGACGATCGAGCCGAGCACGCCGATGCCCCAGCTCGTGCGGCTCGACTTGTATTCGGGGTAGGCGGACATCGGGTTGCTGATCAGCGTGTCGATCAGCCAATGCCCTTCTTTCTGCCGGTGATAGTCACCGCCGTTTCCCTGGCTTTCGACGAGATAGGTGCGCACGGCGGCTATTCGAAATTGAGAACTCACTTTGTGCTCCGCTGCTCTGGTGCGTTGACCTATTGGAGGTTGACGAACATGCCGCCGTCCACCAGCAGCGATGCGCCGGTGACATAGGCGGCCATGTCGGATGCGAGGAACGCGACGCAGGTGGCGACATCCTGCGGCTGGCCGATGCGACCCAGCGGGATGCGTTTGCCGAAATAGGCGAGCTTTTCCGCATCCTCGAGGTCTTCGCGGTTCAAGTCAGTCAGGATGGCGCCTGGCATCACGGAATTGCAG
This genomic window contains:
- a CDS encoding SDR family NAD(P)-dependent oxidoreductase; this encodes MNQIDLAGQTAVVTGGAQGLGFAIARRFIASGAKVSLWDMDAGELARATAELGDAAKAVVVDITDAGAVVAAAAQAESGSGPIAILVNSAGIAGPNHSLDAYPLDDWKRVIDINLNGAFYVNRAIVPGMKARGYGRIVNIASVAGKEGNPNASAYSASKAAVIGMTKSLGKELAGYDIAVNAITPAAARTRIFDQMKQEHIDYMLSKIPRARFLEVDEAANMVAWLVSKENSFTTASVFDLSGGRATY
- the rhmD gene encoding L-rhamnonate dehydratase — protein: MSSQFRIAAVRTYLVESQGNGGDYHRQKEGHWLIDTLISNPMSAYPEYKSSRTSWGIGVLGSIVIEIETDSGAVGVATGFGGPPALWLIRNHFSRFLIGQDARNINRIWDQLFRASMFYGRKGLTVAAISVVDLALWDLVGKLRGEPVYNLIGGLSRSEISFYCTGPAPDAVKAMGFWGGKVPLPHGPSDGEGGLRANVEFLAAHREKVGAGYPLMVDCYMSLDVPYAIRLAEACKPLDIYWWEEVLHPDDVEGLRLIKQAHPTIRWTTGEHEYSRYGFRRLIEERAVDILQPDVIWVGGLTELLRISAHASAYDIPVIPHGSGPYSYHFIASQPNSPYCEYVAASSDGRTVLPVFGSLFKNEPMPTGGKLVVGDAPGFGMEIADRAMLTPFE